Proteins encoded in a region of the Streptomyces sp. NBC_00310 genome:
- a CDS encoding Zn-dependent alcohol dehydrogenase, with product MAVRAAVLPAVGAPLEITGIELPDPGPGQVRVRLAAAGVCHSDLSLSDGTMRVPVPAVLGHEGAGTVLAVGDGVTHVAPGDGVVLNWAPSCGSCHACSLGEVWLCANALLGAGNVYARRASDGADLHPGLNVAAFAEETVVAAGCVLPAPDGVPLTDAALLGCAVLTGYGAVHHSARVREGETVAVFGVGGVGLAALQAARIAGASRIVAVDVSPAKEELARAAGATEYVVASEDTARAIRALTGKQGVDVAVECVGRAVTIRAAWESTRRGGRTTVVGIGGKDQQVTFNALELFHWGRTLSGCVYGNSDPARDVPLLADHIRAGRLDLGALVTDRISLDDIPGAFDNMRAGKGGRALVTF from the coding sequence ATGGCCGTTCGAGCCGCCGTACTGCCCGCCGTCGGTGCCCCGTTGGAGATCACCGGGATCGAGCTGCCGGACCCCGGGCCCGGCCAGGTCCGGGTGCGGCTGGCCGCCGCCGGGGTCTGCCACTCCGACCTGTCGCTGTCCGACGGAACCATGCGGGTGCCGGTGCCCGCCGTGCTCGGCCATGAGGGGGCGGGCACCGTCCTCGCGGTCGGCGACGGGGTCACCCATGTCGCGCCCGGCGACGGCGTCGTCCTCAACTGGGCTCCCTCCTGCGGGAGCTGCCACGCCTGCTCGCTCGGCGAGGTGTGGCTGTGCGCGAACGCGCTGCTCGGCGCCGGGAACGTGTACGCCCGCCGCGCCTCCGACGGTGCCGACCTCCACCCCGGGCTGAACGTGGCCGCCTTCGCGGAGGAGACGGTCGTGGCCGCCGGGTGCGTGCTCCCCGCCCCCGACGGCGTCCCGCTCACCGACGCGGCCCTGCTCGGCTGCGCGGTCCTCACCGGCTACGGCGCCGTCCACCACTCGGCGCGGGTCCGCGAGGGCGAGACCGTCGCCGTGTTCGGGGTGGGCGGGGTCGGACTGGCCGCGCTGCAGGCGGCGCGGATCGCCGGCGCGTCCCGGATCGTCGCCGTGGACGTCTCCCCGGCGAAGGAGGAGCTGGCGCGTGCGGCGGGGGCCACGGAATACGTCGTCGCCTCCGAGGACACCGCCCGCGCGATCCGTGCCCTGACCGGCAAGCAGGGCGTGGACGTCGCCGTGGAGTGCGTCGGCCGCGCGGTCACCATCCGGGCGGCCTGGGAGTCGACCCGGCGCGGCGGCCGCACCACCGTCGTCGGCATCGGCGGCAAGGACCAGCAGGTCACCTTCAACGCCCTGGAACTCTTCCACTGGGGCCGCACCCTCTCCGGCTGCGTCTACGGCAACTCCGACCCCGCCCGCGACGTTCCGCTCCTCGCGGACCACATCAGGGCCGGCCGCCTGGACCTGGGCGCCCTGGTGACCGACCGCATCTCCCTGGACGACATCCCGGGGGCCTTCGACAACATGCGGGCGGGCAAGGGCGGCCGGGCTCTGGTGACGTTCTGA
- a CDS encoding aldehyde dehydrogenase family protein → MKAHDGMYIGGTWRPAAGTDTIEVVNPADEQVIDRVPAGTAEDVDAAVRAARAALPGWAATPPAERGALIGALRDALAARREEIAETVTAELGSPLPFSQRVHADLPVAVAGSYAELAAKHAFEEKVGNSTVHHEPIGVVGAITPWNYPLHQIVAKVAPALAAGCTVVLKPAEDTPLTAQLFAEAVHEAGVPAGVFNLVTGLGPVAGQALAEHDGVDLVSFTGSTAVGRRIAATAGAAIKKVALELGGKSANVILPSADLTKAVGVGVANVMSNSGQTCSAWTRMLVHTSQYDEAVELAAAAAAKYGDRIGPLVNAKQQERVRGYIEKGVAEGARLIVGGAEPPREQGYFVSPTVFADVTPEMTVAQEEIFGPVLSILRYEDEDDALRIANGTVYGLAGAVWAGDDTEAVAFARRMDTGQVDINGGRFNPLAPFGGYKQSGVGRELGAHGLTEYLQTKSLQF, encoded by the coding sequence ATGAAGGCACACGACGGTATGTACATCGGCGGTACCTGGCGGCCCGCCGCCGGGACCGACACGATCGAGGTCGTGAACCCGGCCGACGAGCAGGTGATCGACCGGGTCCCGGCAGGCACCGCCGAGGACGTCGACGCCGCCGTGCGGGCCGCCCGCGCCGCCCTCCCCGGCTGGGCCGCGACCCCGCCCGCCGAGCGGGGCGCGCTCATCGGCGCGCTGCGCGACGCGCTCGCCGCGCGCCGGGAGGAGATCGCCGAGACGGTGACGGCGGAGCTCGGCTCGCCGCTGCCGTTCTCCCAGCGGGTGCACGCGGACCTGCCGGTCGCGGTCGCCGGCTCGTACGCCGAGCTGGCCGCGAAGCACGCCTTCGAGGAGAAGGTCGGCAACTCGACCGTCCACCACGAGCCCATCGGCGTGGTCGGCGCGATCACCCCCTGGAACTACCCGCTGCACCAGATCGTCGCCAAGGTCGCCCCGGCCCTCGCCGCGGGCTGCACGGTCGTCCTGAAGCCCGCCGAGGACACCCCGCTGACCGCCCAGCTCTTCGCCGAGGCCGTGCACGAGGCGGGCGTGCCCGCCGGGGTGTTCAACCTGGTCACCGGGCTGGGCCCGGTCGCCGGGCAGGCCCTCGCCGAGCACGACGGCGTCGACCTGGTCTCCTTCACCGGCTCCACGGCGGTGGGCCGGCGCATCGCCGCGACCGCCGGGGCCGCCATCAAGAAGGTGGCCCTGGAACTCGGCGGCAAGTCCGCCAACGTGATCCTCCCGAGCGCCGACCTGACCAAGGCGGTCGGCGTCGGCGTCGCCAACGTCATGTCCAACTCCGGCCAGACGTGCAGCGCCTGGACCCGCATGCTCGTCCACACCTCCCAGTACGACGAGGCCGTCGAGCTGGCCGCCGCGGCCGCCGCGAAGTACGGCGACCGCATCGGCCCGCTGGTCAACGCCAAGCAGCAGGAACGGGTGCGGGGTTATATCGAGAAGGGCGTCGCCGAGGGCGCCCGCCTGATCGTCGGCGGCGCCGAACCCCCGCGCGAACAGGGCTACTTCGTCAGTCCCACCGTCTTCGCCGACGTGACCCCCGAGATGACCGTCGCGCAGGAGGAGATCTTCGGCCCGGTCCTGTCGATCCTCCGCTACGAGGACGAGGACGACGCCCTGCGGATCGCCAACGGCACGGTCTACGGGCTGGCCGGCGCCGTCTGGGCCGGCGACGACACCGAGGCCGTGGCCTTCGCCCGCCGCATGGACACCGGCCAGGTCGACATCAACGGCGGCCGCTTCAACCCGCTGGCCCCCTTCGGCGGTTACAAGCAGTCGGGAGTGGGCCGCGAACTCGGCGCCCACGGTCTGACCGAGTACCTGCAGACCAAGTCCCTTCAGTTCTGA
- a CDS encoding class F sortase, protein MTVALVVGGVHLAEGRERSETAEAPSAWADTGARGAGAPGAQASLYLTPPPPDESAHAASPRATAGKRTAQTEPAGRTEAAGRTEPAGRTEAAGRTEYTEPVGRVSPGLADPAGRVDQRPAEQTRPTPAVPAGPMPAEPPQPPPTAPAEPRRPARPRTLPPSPAKTVTIRYLGIEAPVIGLRLDGRRRLPAPPDDRPKVVGWYTEGPAPGGPGTAVVVGHRDTRTGPAVFAALDVIKPGRIVEVLRADGRTAVYTVDAVRTYEKARFPNKEVYGHRGRPELRLITCGGTYDRWKGYASNVVVFAHLTATREPARKP, encoded by the coding sequence ATGACCGTCGCGCTGGTGGTGGGCGGCGTCCATCTGGCGGAGGGCAGGGAGCGGAGCGAGACCGCCGAGGCGCCCTCCGCCTGGGCCGACACCGGGGCGCGTGGCGCGGGGGCCCCGGGCGCCCAGGCGTCCCTGTACCTCACGCCCCCACCACCCGACGAATCCGCGCACGCCGCGTCCCCGAGGGCGACAGCCGGGAAACGGACCGCGCAGACCGAACCGGCCGGACGGACCGAAGCGGCCGGACGGACCGAACCGGCCGGACGGACCGAAGCGGCCGGACGGACCGAGTACACCGAGCCGGTCGGGCGCGTGAGTCCGGGGCTCGCCGATCCGGCCGGGCGGGTGGACCAGAGGCCCGCCGAGCAGACACGGCCCACTCCCGCCGTACCCGCCGGGCCGATGCCCGCCGAGCCCCCACAGCCTCCCCCCACCGCGCCGGCCGAGCCGAGGAGGCCCGCCCGGCCCCGTACGTTGCCGCCCTCCCCGGCGAAGACCGTCACCATCCGGTACCTCGGCATCGAGGCGCCCGTGATCGGGCTCCGCCTCGACGGCCGGCGGCGGCTTCCCGCGCCGCCGGACGACAGACCCAAGGTGGTCGGCTGGTACACGGAGGGGCCCGCGCCCGGCGGGCCCGGCACCGCGGTCGTCGTCGGTCACCGGGACACCCGGACGGGCCCCGCCGTCTTCGCCGCGCTGGATGTGATCAAGCCCGGCCGCATCGTGGAGGTCCTGCGGGCCGACGGCCGCACCGCCGTCTACACCGTGGACGCCGTGAGGACGTACGAGAAGGCCCGATTCCCCAACAAGGAGGTGTACGGCCACCGAGGCCGCCCCGAGCTGCGCCTGATCACCTGCGGCGGGACGTACGACCGGTGGAAGGGCTACGCGAGCAACGTCGTCGTCTTCGCCCACCTCACCGCGACCCGGGAACCCGCGCGCAAGCCGTGA
- a CDS encoding MFS transporter — protein sequence MRPGRNRGWLLRLVIAFSFAQGAVSMARPAVSYRALALGADERAVGVIAGVYALLPLFAAVPLGRRTDQGRCAPLLPVGVVLISGGCVMSGLANSLVAMAVWSGVMGLGHLSFVIGAQSLVARQSAPHEHDRNFGHFTIGASLGQLVGPVAAGALIGGADMVRTSALALVVAGAGAAVSFTSLWRIERPVEPKSRTAQGDRIPVHRILRTRGVPGGIFISLAVLSATDILTAYLPVVGEHRGIAPSVIGLLLSLRAAATIACRLVMTPMLRLLGRTALLTVTCVLGAVLCAGIALPVPVWALALILAALGFCLGVGQPLSMTTVVQAAPDDARSTALALRLTGNRLGQAGAPAAAGLIAGVAGVAAPFVMLGALLLVSSGIALRSPTQPGRGSGTSEKEKEKEKEKEKEKEKETEKEKETETKAGEETGEGKRKRKGSRPRACLGRKRDI from the coding sequence GTGAGGCCCGGTAGGAACCGCGGCTGGCTGCTCCGCCTCGTCATCGCCTTCAGCTTCGCGCAGGGGGCGGTGTCGATGGCCCGGCCCGCCGTGTCCTACCGGGCCCTCGCTTTGGGCGCCGACGAGCGCGCGGTCGGCGTGATCGCGGGGGTCTACGCCCTGCTCCCGCTGTTCGCCGCCGTCCCGCTCGGCCGCAGGACCGACCAGGGCCGCTGCGCGCCCCTGCTGCCCGTGGGTGTCGTCCTCATATCCGGCGGCTGTGTCATGAGCGGACTGGCGAACTCGCTGGTGGCGATGGCCGTGTGGAGCGGCGTGATGGGCCTCGGCCATCTCTCGTTCGTGATCGGCGCCCAGTCCCTGGTGGCCCGCCAGTCCGCGCCGCACGAACACGACCGCAACTTCGGCCACTTCACCATCGGCGCCTCCCTCGGCCAACTCGTCGGCCCGGTCGCCGCCGGTGCCCTGATCGGCGGAGCGGACATGGTCCGTACGAGCGCCCTGGCGCTGGTGGTGGCCGGCGCGGGGGCGGCGGTCTCGTTCACCTCGCTGTGGCGGATAGAGCGTCCGGTCGAGCCCAAGTCCCGTACGGCGCAGGGCGATCGGATACCCGTCCACCGCATCCTGCGCACCCGGGGGGTGCCGGGCGGCATCTTCATCAGCCTCGCCGTGCTGTCGGCGACGGACATCCTCACCGCGTATCTGCCGGTGGTCGGCGAGCACCGGGGCATCGCCCCCTCGGTGATCGGTCTCCTGCTGAGTCTGCGCGCGGCGGCGACCATCGCGTGCCGTCTGGTGATGACGCCGATGCTGCGGCTGCTCGGCCGGACCGCGCTGCTCACCGTCACCTGTGTGCTCGGGGCCGTGCTGTGCGCCGGGATCGCGCTGCCGGTTCCGGTGTGGGCGCTGGCCCTGATACTCGCCGCCCTCGGGTTCTGCCTCGGGGTCGGACAGCCGCTCTCCATGACGACGGTGGTGCAGGCCGCGCCGGACGACGCCCGGTCCACCGCCCTCGCGCTGCGGCTCACGGGTAACCGGCTGGGACAGGCCGGGGCGCCCGCCGCCGCGGGTCTGATCGCCGGCGTCGCGGGTGTGGCCGCGCCGTTCGTGATGCTCGGCGCCCTGCTGCTGGTGTCGTCGGGCATCGCCCTGCGCTCGCCGACGCAGCCGGGGCGGGGGAGCGGCACGTCGGAGAAGGAGAAGGAGAAGGAGAAGGAGAAGGAGAAGGAGAAGGAGAAGGAGACGGAGAAGGAGAAGGAGACGGAGACGAAGGCGGGGGAGGAGACGGGGGAGGGGAAGAGGAAGAGGAAGGGCTCGCGGCCCCGTGCGTGCCTGGGCCGGAAGAGGGATATCTGA
- a CDS encoding CitMHS family transporter, whose translation MLTILGFAMIATFLVLIMMKKMSPIAALVLIPALFCVFVGKGANLGDYVIEGVGNLAPTAAMLMFAIVYFGLMIDVGLFDPIVRGILKFCKADPLRIVVGTALLAAIVSLDGDGSTTFMITVSAMYPLYKRLKMSLVVMTGVAATANGVMNTLPWGGPTARAATALKLDAADIFVPMIPALLVGLLFVFILSYGLGLRERKRLGVLSLDEVLEQEKIVKDEEKSESEETVLVGAGASSAAAGSGDDQGRTAKTTGGAGSGTDSEDDDEDDVRLQGLDPNRPTLRPKLYWFNALLTVALLTAMIMEWLPIPVLFIIGAALALTVNFPHIPDQKARLAAHADNVLNVSGMVFAAAVFTGVLQGTGMVDSMAKWIVDAIPGGMGPHMALVTGFLSLPLTYFMSNDGFYFGVLPVLAEAGAAHGVSPLEIARASLVGQPLHMSSPLVPAVYVLVGMAKVEFGDHTKFVVKWAAATSLIILGAGVLFGII comes from the coding sequence ATGTTGACCATCCTCGGCTTCGCCATGATCGCGACCTTCCTGGTCCTGATCATGATGAAGAAGATGTCGCCGATCGCGGCACTCGTACTGATCCCCGCGCTCTTCTGCGTGTTCGTCGGAAAGGGAGCCAATCTCGGCGACTACGTCATCGAGGGGGTGGGCAATCTCGCGCCCACCGCCGCGATGCTGATGTTCGCCATCGTCTACTTCGGCCTCATGATCGACGTCGGTCTCTTCGACCCGATCGTCCGAGGCATCCTGAAGTTCTGCAAGGCCGACCCCCTGCGCATCGTCGTCGGCACGGCCCTGCTCGCCGCGATCGTCTCCCTGGACGGCGACGGTTCGACCACCTTCATGATCACCGTCTCGGCGATGTACCCGCTGTACAAGCGCCTGAAGATGAGCCTGGTCGTGATGACCGGTGTCGCCGCCACCGCCAACGGCGTGATGAACACGCTGCCCTGGGGCGGCCCGACCGCCCGCGCCGCCACCGCGCTCAAGCTCGACGCCGCCGACATCTTCGTCCCGATGATCCCCGCGCTCCTCGTCGGCCTGCTCTTCGTCTTCATCCTCTCCTACGGCCTCGGCCTGCGGGAGCGCAAGCGCCTCGGTGTGCTGAGCCTCGACGAGGTGCTGGAGCAGGAGAAGATCGTCAAGGACGAGGAGAAGTCCGAGTCCGAGGAGACCGTGCTCGTCGGCGCGGGCGCCTCGTCCGCCGCCGCCGGATCCGGTGACGACCAGGGCCGTACGGCCAAGACCACCGGCGGAGCGGGCTCCGGCACCGACTCCGAGGACGACGACGAGGACGACGTCCGCCTCCAGGGCCTGGACCCCAACCGCCCGACCCTGCGCCCCAAGCTGTACTGGTTCAACGCGCTGCTCACGGTCGCGCTGCTCACCGCCATGATCATGGAGTGGCTGCCGATCCCGGTGCTGTTCATCATCGGTGCCGCACTCGCGCTGACCGTCAACTTCCCCCACATTCCCGACCAGAAGGCGCGGCTCGCCGCCCACGCCGACAACGTCCTCAACGTCTCCGGCATGGTCTTCGCCGCCGCCGTCTTCACCGGCGTCCTCCAGGGCACCGGCATGGTCGACTCGATGGCCAAGTGGATCGTCGACGCCATCCCGGGCGGCATGGGCCCGCACATGGCCCTCGTCACCGGCTTCCTGAGCCTGCCGCTCACCTACTTCATGTCCAACGACGGCTTCTACTTCGGTGTCCTGCCGGTGCTCGCCGAGGCCGGCGCCGCCCACGGGGTCTCGCCGCTGGAGATCGCCCGCGCCTCCCTCGTCGGCCAGCCGCTGCACATGTCCAGCCCGCTGGTGCCGGCCGTGTACGTCCTCGTGGGTATGGCGAAGGTCGAGTTCGGCGACCACACGAAGTTCGTGGTGAAGTGGGCGGCCGCGACCTCGCTGATCATCCTCGGGGCGGGCGTACTGTTCGGCATCATCTGA